From Coccinella septempunctata chromosome 4, icCocSept1.1, whole genome shotgun sequence, a single genomic window includes:
- the LOC123311470 gene encoding 39S ribosomal protein L20, mitochondrial, translating into MVFTSLVNYIRSRGPDEFWRKRKIFKLAAHYVGRRRNCYSIAIRNVHRALVYSTKGRKLKKLDMGDLWDTRVRAGCEEHGIDYYTFRESLARENIMLNRKALSELACWEPYTFQSLAEIAKQRAANDGLNCLNRLENRDRIVSRMLKNKK; encoded by the exons ATGGTATTCACTTCATTAGTAAATTATATAAGATCTAGAGGCCCTGATGAGTTCTGGAGAAagcgaaaaattttcaaactaGCTGCT CATTATGTTGGAAGACGACGAAATTGCTATAGTATTGCTATAAGAAACGTTCATCGTGCCTTGGTATATTCTACTAAAGGAAGAAAACTCAAAAAGTTAGATATGGGGGAC CTATGGGATACTAGAGTACGTGCAGGATGTGAAGAACATGGCATTGATTATTATACATTCAGAGAAAGTTTAGCAAGGGAGAACATAATGCTCAATAGAAAAGCTTTATCTGAGTTAGCTTGTTGGGAACCATATACTTTCCAATCGCTGGCCGAAATTGCAAAACAAAGAGCAGCAAATGATGGCCTCAACTGTTTGAATAGGCTTGAAAATCGAGATCGAATTGTTAGcagaatgttgaaaaataaaaaatga
- the LOC123311255 gene encoding transcription factor HES-4-like codes for MTAKNKRPSEPRRANKPLMEKRRRARINQSLAALKTLILDSAKAEKTKHSKLEKADILELTVRHFQRHRSLDVKGVNQYKAGYSDCVKEVQRYLETPDVQTMTIIDAGIRQRLLRHLEGCITEVDMDLRPPPPIEERLQPEENNNENEKNHQSKEEKVKTDGNYVLLLPEHYLQLANALGVNIKHQEEPSPPSASHHQVNEVVRKEPDGRLDGSVNLVKNMDSMWRPW; via the coding sequence ATGACCGCCAAAAACAAACGACCATCAGAGCCTAGACGCGCCAACAAGCCGCTGATGGAGAAGAGGAGACGGGCTCGCATCAACCAGAGCCTGGCAGCCCTGAAGACCCTCATCCTGGACTCGGCCAAAGCCGAGAAGACCAAACACTCGAAACTGGAAAAAGCGGACATCCTAGAACTCACGGTGCGTCATTTCCAACGACACAGAAGTCTGGACGTCAAAGGTGTGAACCAGTACAAAGCAGGCTACTCCGACTGCGTCAAAGAAGTCCAGAGGTACTTGGAAACCCCAGACGTCCAAACCATGACCATCATAGATGCCGGTATCCGCCAGAGGTTGCTACGGCACCTCGAAGGTTGCATCACAGAAGTCGACATGGATCTTCGGCCGCCTCCACCCATAGAAGAACGTCTTCAACCAGAAGAGAACAACAACGAGAATGAGAAGAACCATCAAAGTAAAGAAGAAAAAGTTAAGACTGACGGAAATTACGTTTTGCTCCTTCCAGAGCACTACCTACAGCTAGCCAACGCTCTAGGTGTTAATATAAAGCACCAAGAAGAGCCTTCTCCCCCTTCTGCCTCCCATCACCAAGTGAATGAAGTGGTGCGAAAAGAACCTGATGGTAGATTAGACGGGAGTGTGAATTTGGTTAAAAATATGGACAGTATGTGGAGGCCTTGGTAA
- the LOC123311279 gene encoding ribosome biogenesis protein WDR12 homolog — MNDNEGVIKIRFISKEKGFALPDDLHEVPVNIDEKSLTENLNKLLKKSHVDYKKPLDFSFIIGGELLKTTLGEYLNKNSLSTESRLDIEYIHRKPPEFEDSILHEDWISGIHACAGKWILTGCYDQAVYIWNSDGKPIVSLENHSNIVKDVKWISKDDPQKGFVSVSYDFTAILWHWEEGTTNAKPTSILKGHSGGIDCVAVSPNTQKLVTGSRDTALKVWSASLEDEEEPASKKSRNEALVNVRNQIYTLEGHKEAISSVQWMDDCNIITSSMDHTVKVWDVDVNSIKNEIVGQKAILSASWSPLTNSLLTTSADQYIRLFDLRSNESASCKSSFISHTNWVSSVDWSPHSEHLFISGGYDSKVKIWDTRNPKASLYDLQGHDGQVLKVNWSNENHLFSGGTDNYVYINKYTV, encoded by the exons ATGAATGATAACGAAGGTGTAATAAAAATCCGTTTTATTTCCAAGGAAAAAGG TTTCGCCCTTCCTGACGATCTCCACGAAGTGCCCgtaaatattgatgaaaaatcgTTAACTGAAAATCTTaacaagttattgaaaaaatcacaTGTCGATTATAAAAAACCTCTagatttcagtttcattatagGAGGCGAATTATTGAAAACCACCCTAGGAGAATATTTAAATAAGAATTCGCTTTCAACCGAATCTAGACTAGATATTGAATATATCCATAGAAAACCCCCCGAATTCGAAGATTCCATTTTACATGAAGACTGGATATCCGGTATACATGCATGTGCTGGAAAATG GATTTTGACTGGTTGTTATGACCAAGCAGTGTATATATGGAATTCAGAtggaaaacctatagtttcactAGAAAATCATTCCAATATTGTTAAAGATGTTAAGTGGATCAGCAAAGATGATCCTCAGAAAGGATTTGTTAGTGTGTCATATGACTTTACAGCAATTTTATGGCACTGGGAAGAAGGTACAACAAATGCCAAACCTACCTCAATCCTTAAAGGTCACTCTGGAGGAATAGACTGTGTGGCTGTCAGTCCAAATACTCAGAAGTTGGTTACTGGTAGTAGGGATACAGCTCTCAAAGTATGGTCAGCAAGTTTGGAAGATGAAGAAGAACCTGCATCAAAAAAGAGCAGGAATGAAGCCCTAGTAAATGTAAGGAATCAAATCTATACATTGGAGGGCCATAAAGAGGCAATATCTTCAGTACAGTGGATGGATGACTGTAATATCATTACAAGTTCCATGGATCATACTGTAAAAGTGTGGGATGTTGAT gtaaatAGTATTAAAAATGAGATTGTAGGACAAAAGGCCATCCTCTCCGCAAGTTGGTCCCCTTTAACAAATAGTCTGCTCACCACTTCTGCTGATCAATATATCCGGTTATTTGATCTAAGATCTAACGAAAGTGCCTCTTGTAAGTCCTCATTTATATCCCATACTAATTGGGTGAGTTCAGTTGATTGGAGCCCACATAGTGAACATTTGTTCATTTCGGGAGGCTATGATAGTAAGGTCAAGATATGGGATACAAGAAATCCAAAGGCTTCTTTGTATGATCTCCAGGGTCATGATGGCCAAGTTTTGAAAGTTAACTGGTCCAACGAGAATCATCTCTTCTCAGGGGGTACAGATAATTATGTATATATAAACAAATATACTGTTTAA
- the LOC123311753 gene encoding probable phosphorylase b kinase regulatory subunit beta isoform X2, with translation MDDSMNIEQFLKISNYENTVKQLDVYYGIVKRQLLRYQCPITGLFPVLSIDTEVGSIRDSIYCAAAVWGLYQAYRRIDDDRGKSYELGQSAVKCMRGVLECWIKQSKKIELFKKQQCKNHALHVKFHLITGNEVYDDESYNHLQIDVISIYLLFLVQMISSGLQIIYTQDEVAFVQNLVYYVERAYRTPDYGMWERGTKYNDGSPDIHASSIGFAKAALEAINGCNLFGEKGASWSVIYVDIDAHNRNRSIFETMLPRESSSKDVDAALLATISFPAFATHEDILYSETKSRVLRKLKGKYGFKRYIRDGYKTVNEDPNRRYYKKGELKNFENIECEWPLFYIFMIIDGVFKALPDQIIEYQELLKSRIHLDSNGDPIIPMYFYIAKEDIEIEKSKPYSTERKPCSEPGIFLWGQAMFILAQLLTAGLLHINELDPIRRYLPSYNRPRKAGRYSAFQGTATDLVVQIVLIAESMRLQAMMATYGIQTQTPHEVEPVQIWSSTQLVKVYENLGVNSKLNLKGRPVRPIGSLGTSKVYRVCGSTVLCYPLIFEVSDFYLYRDMALLIDDIKTELQFVGKYWRLSGRPTVCLLIREEHMRDPQFKKMLDLLAMLKKGHCDGVKVRIGRLQNLISSSCVEHLDFMNMLELPEDPSYKHFKQLEHDYIGYQSLTDVPRVLNYSDEANDYSNFAHKSTLEILEAIKYEDSLYAKSQLFGFLLKKEGKMYKVQECTVEEHLLNLYHQAGCYRHWAAVRYTSSLLHHTVDSISPFITALLVHGKQLTVGVIGQEETVFDKPMTPGEIQSIVYKTIQPYDIIQAVLQQEITLYCGRLISTNPELFKGILKIRIGWVLEAMKIYLRILNSSKKLEEHSPYEVRKLLHQVLSIQDWDGTDQLTFQQRRQLEGCLCRVPQHFYRQVWDILNKTLQGIKFMGKTLLQQPTLSDMTKSELSFSLLVEEMLNYIQLAEYRQIVVELLTIVSTILSRNPELIFNQTLDLEQLVIDANLMYAKDNNLQENGNYLLDISYSQSTRYLARAVVNTLLKGASLKENLGNEDGSCRVS, from the exons ATGGATGACAGCATGAATATAGAgcagtttttgaaaatttcgaactATGAAAATACTGTGAAACAACTAGATGTGTATTATGGAATTG TTAAAAGGCAACTACTCAGATACCAATGCCCTATTACAGGCCTATTTCCTGTGTTATCAATAGATACAGAAGTTGGAAGTATAAGAGATAGTATATATTGTGCAGCAGCAGTATGGGGCTTATATCAAGCATAcag AAGAATAGATGATGATCGTGGAAAATCCTATGAATTAGGTCAGTCAGCAGTCAAATGTATGAGAGGAGTACTCGAGTGCTGGATAAAACAGTCAAAAAAGATAGAACTTTTCAAGAAACAGCAGTGTAAGAATCACGCCTTACATGTAAAATTTCATCTGATCACTGGCAATGAAGTTTATGATGATGAATCTTACAATCACCTGCAAATAGATGTTATTTCTATTTATCTGCTGTTTCTAGTTCAGATGATTTCTTCAGGTTTGCAAATAATTTACACTCAA GATGAAGTGGCTTTCGTTCAAAATCTAGTCTATTATGTAGAGAGAGCATATCGTACACCTGACTATGGTATGTGGGAAAGAGGTACCAAATATAATGATGGTAGTCCTGATATACATGCCAGTTCTATCGGTTTTGCCAAAGCTGCTCTTGAGGCTATCAATGGATGCAATTTATTTGGAGAAAAAGGTGCTTCATGGAGTGTTATTTATGTTGATATTGATGCCCATAATAGGAATAGAAGTATTTTTGAAACAATGCTACCAAGAGAGTCATCTTCTAAG GATGTAGATGCAGCTCTGTTAGCAACTATATCTTTTCCTGCATTTGCAACTCATGAGGATATATTATATAGTGAAACAAAAAGTAGGGTACTAAGAAAACTGAAAGGAAAATACGGTTTCAAGAGATATATAAGAGATGGTTATAAGACTGTTAATGAAGACCCCAACAGAAG atatTACAAAAAAGGAGAATTGAAGAACTTTGAAAATATAGAATGTGAGTGGCCACTTTTCTATATCTTTATGATCATAGATGGGGTTTTCAAGGCTCTACCGGATCAAattatagaatatcaggaattaCTGAAATCCAGAATTCATTTAGACTCGAATGGAg ATCCAATAATTCCGATGTACTTTTATATTGCCAAAGaggatattgaaattgaaaaatccaaacctTATTCCACTGAACGTAAACCTTGCTCTGAGCCAGGAATATTTCTCTGGGGACAAGCTATGTTCATTCTTGCACAATTATTGACTGCAGGTCTTCTGCATATCAATGAATTAGATCCAATTCGTAGGTACTTGCCATCGTACAACCGTCCCAGAAAAGCAGGGAGGTATTCAGCTTTTCAA GGTACAGCAACAGACTTAGTAGTTCAAATAGTTCTTATTGCTGAGTCTATGAGACTTCAAGCTATGATGGCAACCTATGGTATTCAGACTCAAACTCCCCATGAGGTGGAGCCAGTACAAATATGGTCCTCGACTCAATTAGTCAAGGTGTATGAAAATTTGGGGGTGAACAgtaagctgaatttgaagggcCGCCCTGTGAGACCAATAGGCAGCTTAGGAACCAGCAAA GTTTACAGAGTTTGTGGATCTACAGTACTCTGCTACCCTTTAATTTTCGAAGTGTCCGATTTTTACCTGTATCGAGATATGGCCCTTTTAATCGATGATATCAAAACTGAACTGCAATTCGTTGGGAAGTACTGGAGATTATCTGGAAGGCCCACGGTTTGTCTACTCATCAGGGAAGAGCACATGCGTGATCCGCAGTTCAAAAAGATGCTAGATCTTTTGGCTATGCTGAAGAAGGGGCATTGCGATGGAGTAAAAGTGAGAATAGGCAGATTGCAAAATCTAATTTCAAGTTCTTGTGTCG AGCATCTAGATTTCATGAATATGCTGGAATTACCCGAAGATCCTTCATACAAGCACTTCAAACAATTGGAGCATGATTATATAGGGTACCAGAGCTTAACAGATGTTCCAAGAGTTTTGAATTATTCAGATGAAGCTAATGATTATTCT aacttTGCCCATAAATCCACCCTTGAAATATTAGAAGCAATAAAATATGAAGACAGTCTTTATGCCAAATCGCAACTCTTTGGATTCCTCCTCAAAAAAGAAGGGAAAATGTATAAAGTACAAGAGTGCACAGTGGAAGAACATTTGCTCAATTTGTATCATCAAGCTGGATGCTACAGGCATTGGGCAGCTGTAAGATATACCAGTAGCTTGCTGCATCACACAGTTGATTCCATCAGTCCCTTCATAACAGCTCTTCTTGTCCATGGCAAACAG CTCACTGTTGGTGTAATAGGACAAGAGGAAACTGTCTTTGACAAACCCATGACTCCAGGTGAAATACAAAGTATTGTCTATAAGACGATCCAACCATACGATATCATACAAGCGGTATTACAACAGGAAATTACCCTGTACTGTGGAAGATTAATCTCCACAAATCCCGAGTTATTCAAAGGCATTCTTAAAATAAGGATTGGTTGGGTGTTGGAAGCGATGAAAATCTATTTGAGAATACTCAATTCTTCTAAGAAACTCGAGGAGCATAGTCCTTATGAAGTGAGGAAGTTATTACATCAAGTACTTTCCATCCAGGATTGGGATGGTACAGACCA GTTAACTTTTCAACAGCGGAGGCAATTAGAAGGATGCCTATGTAGAGTACCTCAGCATTTTTATCGGCAAGTTTGGGATATTTTGAACAAGACGTTGCAAGGTATAAAATTCATGGGTAAAACGCTGCTTCAGCAACCAACACTATCCGATATGACGAAATCAGAGCTAAGTTTTTCACTGTTAGTTGAAGAG ATGTTGAATTATATTCAGTTGGCTGAATACCGTCAAATCGTAGTGGAGCTACTGACTATAGTATCTACAATTTTATCGAGAAATCCAGAATTGATATTCAACCAAACTTTGGATCTGGAACAATTGGTGATAGATGCAAACCTTATGTATGCTAAG GATAATAATCTTCAAGAGAACGGGAATTATTTGTTGGATATTTCCTATTCTCAGTCAACTCGATATTTGGCTAGAGCTGTAGTTAATACTCTACTCAAAGGAGCTTCCCTGAAAgaaaatttaggaaatgaagATGGATCTTGCAGAGTGTCTTAA
- the LOC123311753 gene encoding probable phosphorylase b kinase regulatory subunit beta isoform X1, giving the protein MDDSMNIEQFLKISNYENTVKQLDVYYGIVKRQLLRYQCPITGLFPVLSIDTEVGSIRDSIYCAAAVWGLYQAYRRIDDDRGKSYELGQSAVKCMRGVLECWIKQSKKIELFKKQQCKNHALHVKFHLITGNEVYDDESYNHLQIDVISIYLLFLVQMISSGLQIIYTQDEVAFVQNLVYYVERAYRTPDYGMWERGTKYNDGSPDIHASSIGFAKAALEAINGCNLFGEKGASWSVIYVDIDAHNRNRSIFETMLPRESSSKDVDAALLATISFPAFATHEDILYSETKSRVLRKLKGKYGFKRYIRDGYKTVNEDPNRRYYKKGELKNFENIECEWPLFYIFMIIDGVFKALPDQIIEYQELLKSRIHLDSNGDPIIPMYFYIAKEDIEIEKSKPYSTERKPCSEPGIFLWGQAMFILAQLLTAGLLHINELDPIRRYLPSYNRPRKAGRYSAFQAKLHGTATDLVVQIVLIAESMRLQAMMATYGIQTQTPHEVEPVQIWSSTQLVKVYENLGVNSKLNLKGRPVRPIGSLGTSKVYRVCGSTVLCYPLIFEVSDFYLYRDMALLIDDIKTELQFVGKYWRLSGRPTVCLLIREEHMRDPQFKKMLDLLAMLKKGHCDGVKVRIGRLQNLISSSCVEHLDFMNMLELPEDPSYKHFKQLEHDYIGYQSLTDVPRVLNYSDEANDYSNFAHKSTLEILEAIKYEDSLYAKSQLFGFLLKKEGKMYKVQECTVEEHLLNLYHQAGCYRHWAAVRYTSSLLHHTVDSISPFITALLVHGKQLTVGVIGQEETVFDKPMTPGEIQSIVYKTIQPYDIIQAVLQQEITLYCGRLISTNPELFKGILKIRIGWVLEAMKIYLRILNSSKKLEEHSPYEVRKLLHQVLSIQDWDGTDQLTFQQRRQLEGCLCRVPQHFYRQVWDILNKTLQGIKFMGKTLLQQPTLSDMTKSELSFSLLVEEMLNYIQLAEYRQIVVELLTIVSTILSRNPELIFNQTLDLEQLVIDANLMYAKDNNLQENGNYLLDISYSQSTRYLARAVVNTLLKGASLKENLGNEDGSCRVS; this is encoded by the exons ATGGATGACAGCATGAATATAGAgcagtttttgaaaatttcgaactATGAAAATACTGTGAAACAACTAGATGTGTATTATGGAATTG TTAAAAGGCAACTACTCAGATACCAATGCCCTATTACAGGCCTATTTCCTGTGTTATCAATAGATACAGAAGTTGGAAGTATAAGAGATAGTATATATTGTGCAGCAGCAGTATGGGGCTTATATCAAGCATAcag AAGAATAGATGATGATCGTGGAAAATCCTATGAATTAGGTCAGTCAGCAGTCAAATGTATGAGAGGAGTACTCGAGTGCTGGATAAAACAGTCAAAAAAGATAGAACTTTTCAAGAAACAGCAGTGTAAGAATCACGCCTTACATGTAAAATTTCATCTGATCACTGGCAATGAAGTTTATGATGATGAATCTTACAATCACCTGCAAATAGATGTTATTTCTATTTATCTGCTGTTTCTAGTTCAGATGATTTCTTCAGGTTTGCAAATAATTTACACTCAA GATGAAGTGGCTTTCGTTCAAAATCTAGTCTATTATGTAGAGAGAGCATATCGTACACCTGACTATGGTATGTGGGAAAGAGGTACCAAATATAATGATGGTAGTCCTGATATACATGCCAGTTCTATCGGTTTTGCCAAAGCTGCTCTTGAGGCTATCAATGGATGCAATTTATTTGGAGAAAAAGGTGCTTCATGGAGTGTTATTTATGTTGATATTGATGCCCATAATAGGAATAGAAGTATTTTTGAAACAATGCTACCAAGAGAGTCATCTTCTAAG GATGTAGATGCAGCTCTGTTAGCAACTATATCTTTTCCTGCATTTGCAACTCATGAGGATATATTATATAGTGAAACAAAAAGTAGGGTACTAAGAAAACTGAAAGGAAAATACGGTTTCAAGAGATATATAAGAGATGGTTATAAGACTGTTAATGAAGACCCCAACAGAAG atatTACAAAAAAGGAGAATTGAAGAACTTTGAAAATATAGAATGTGAGTGGCCACTTTTCTATATCTTTATGATCATAGATGGGGTTTTCAAGGCTCTACCGGATCAAattatagaatatcaggaattaCTGAAATCCAGAATTCATTTAGACTCGAATGGAg ATCCAATAATTCCGATGTACTTTTATATTGCCAAAGaggatattgaaattgaaaaatccaaacctTATTCCACTGAACGTAAACCTTGCTCTGAGCCAGGAATATTTCTCTGGGGACAAGCTATGTTCATTCTTGCACAATTATTGACTGCAGGTCTTCTGCATATCAATGAATTAGATCCAATTCGTAGGTACTTGCCATCGTACAACCGTCCCAGAAAAGCAGGGAGGTATTCAGCTTTTCAA GCAAAACTTCAT GGTACAGCAACAGACTTAGTAGTTCAAATAGTTCTTATTGCTGAGTCTATGAGACTTCAAGCTATGATGGCAACCTATGGTATTCAGACTCAAACTCCCCATGAGGTGGAGCCAGTACAAATATGGTCCTCGACTCAATTAGTCAAGGTGTATGAAAATTTGGGGGTGAACAgtaagctgaatttgaagggcCGCCCTGTGAGACCAATAGGCAGCTTAGGAACCAGCAAA GTTTACAGAGTTTGTGGATCTACAGTACTCTGCTACCCTTTAATTTTCGAAGTGTCCGATTTTTACCTGTATCGAGATATGGCCCTTTTAATCGATGATATCAAAACTGAACTGCAATTCGTTGGGAAGTACTGGAGATTATCTGGAAGGCCCACGGTTTGTCTACTCATCAGGGAAGAGCACATGCGTGATCCGCAGTTCAAAAAGATGCTAGATCTTTTGGCTATGCTGAAGAAGGGGCATTGCGATGGAGTAAAAGTGAGAATAGGCAGATTGCAAAATCTAATTTCAAGTTCTTGTGTCG AGCATCTAGATTTCATGAATATGCTGGAATTACCCGAAGATCCTTCATACAAGCACTTCAAACAATTGGAGCATGATTATATAGGGTACCAGAGCTTAACAGATGTTCCAAGAGTTTTGAATTATTCAGATGAAGCTAATGATTATTCT aacttTGCCCATAAATCCACCCTTGAAATATTAGAAGCAATAAAATATGAAGACAGTCTTTATGCCAAATCGCAACTCTTTGGATTCCTCCTCAAAAAAGAAGGGAAAATGTATAAAGTACAAGAGTGCACAGTGGAAGAACATTTGCTCAATTTGTATCATCAAGCTGGATGCTACAGGCATTGGGCAGCTGTAAGATATACCAGTAGCTTGCTGCATCACACAGTTGATTCCATCAGTCCCTTCATAACAGCTCTTCTTGTCCATGGCAAACAG CTCACTGTTGGTGTAATAGGACAAGAGGAAACTGTCTTTGACAAACCCATGACTCCAGGTGAAATACAAAGTATTGTCTATAAGACGATCCAACCATACGATATCATACAAGCGGTATTACAACAGGAAATTACCCTGTACTGTGGAAGATTAATCTCCACAAATCCCGAGTTATTCAAAGGCATTCTTAAAATAAGGATTGGTTGGGTGTTGGAAGCGATGAAAATCTATTTGAGAATACTCAATTCTTCTAAGAAACTCGAGGAGCATAGTCCTTATGAAGTGAGGAAGTTATTACATCAAGTACTTTCCATCCAGGATTGGGATGGTACAGACCA GTTAACTTTTCAACAGCGGAGGCAATTAGAAGGATGCCTATGTAGAGTACCTCAGCATTTTTATCGGCAAGTTTGGGATATTTTGAACAAGACGTTGCAAGGTATAAAATTCATGGGTAAAACGCTGCTTCAGCAACCAACACTATCCGATATGACGAAATCAGAGCTAAGTTTTTCACTGTTAGTTGAAGAG ATGTTGAATTATATTCAGTTGGCTGAATACCGTCAAATCGTAGTGGAGCTACTGACTATAGTATCTACAATTTTATCGAGAAATCCAGAATTGATATTCAACCAAACTTTGGATCTGGAACAATTGGTGATAGATGCAAACCTTATGTATGCTAAG GATAATAATCTTCAAGAGAACGGGAATTATTTGTTGGATATTTCCTATTCTCAGTCAACTCGATATTTGGCTAGAGCTGTAGTTAATACTCTACTCAAAGGAGCTTCCCTGAAAgaaaatttaggaaatgaagATGGATCTTGCAGAGTGTCTTAA
- the LOC123311753 gene encoding probable phosphorylase b kinase regulatory subunit beta isoform X3 — MDDSMNIEQFLKISNYENTVKQLDVYYGIVKRQLLRYQCPITGLFPVLSIDTEVGSIRDSIYCAAAVWGLYQAYRRIDDDRGKSYELGQSAVKCMRGVLECWIKQSKKIELFKKQQCKNHALHVKFHLITGNEVYDDESYNHLQIDVISIYLLFLVQMISSGLQIIYTQDEVAFVQNLVYYVERAYRTPDYGMWERGTKYNDGSPDIHASSIGFAKAALEAINGCNLFGEKGASWSVIYVDIDAHNRNRSIFETMLPRESSSKDVDAALLATISFPAFATHEDILYSETKSRVLRKLKGKYGFKRYIRDGYKTVNEDPNRRYYKKGELKNFENIECEWPLFYIFMIIDGVFKALPDQIIEYQELLKSRIHLDSNGDPIIPMYFYIAKEDIEIEKSKPYSTERKPCSEPGIFLWGQAMFILAQLLTAGLLHINELDPIRRYLPSYNRPRKAGRYSAFQIKLALNYIEHSM; from the exons ATGGATGACAGCATGAATATAGAgcagtttttgaaaatttcgaactATGAAAATACTGTGAAACAACTAGATGTGTATTATGGAATTG TTAAAAGGCAACTACTCAGATACCAATGCCCTATTACAGGCCTATTTCCTGTGTTATCAATAGATACAGAAGTTGGAAGTATAAGAGATAGTATATATTGTGCAGCAGCAGTATGGGGCTTATATCAAGCATAcag AAGAATAGATGATGATCGTGGAAAATCCTATGAATTAGGTCAGTCAGCAGTCAAATGTATGAGAGGAGTACTCGAGTGCTGGATAAAACAGTCAAAAAAGATAGAACTTTTCAAGAAACAGCAGTGTAAGAATCACGCCTTACATGTAAAATTTCATCTGATCACTGGCAATGAAGTTTATGATGATGAATCTTACAATCACCTGCAAATAGATGTTATTTCTATTTATCTGCTGTTTCTAGTTCAGATGATTTCTTCAGGTTTGCAAATAATTTACACTCAA GATGAAGTGGCTTTCGTTCAAAATCTAGTCTATTATGTAGAGAGAGCATATCGTACACCTGACTATGGTATGTGGGAAAGAGGTACCAAATATAATGATGGTAGTCCTGATATACATGCCAGTTCTATCGGTTTTGCCAAAGCTGCTCTTGAGGCTATCAATGGATGCAATTTATTTGGAGAAAAAGGTGCTTCATGGAGTGTTATTTATGTTGATATTGATGCCCATAATAGGAATAGAAGTATTTTTGAAACAATGCTACCAAGAGAGTCATCTTCTAAG GATGTAGATGCAGCTCTGTTAGCAACTATATCTTTTCCTGCATTTGCAACTCATGAGGATATATTATATAGTGAAACAAAAAGTAGGGTACTAAGAAAACTGAAAGGAAAATACGGTTTCAAGAGATATATAAGAGATGGTTATAAGACTGTTAATGAAGACCCCAACAGAAG atatTACAAAAAAGGAGAATTGAAGAACTTTGAAAATATAGAATGTGAGTGGCCACTTTTCTATATCTTTATGATCATAGATGGGGTTTTCAAGGCTCTACCGGATCAAattatagaatatcaggaattaCTGAAATCCAGAATTCATTTAGACTCGAATGGAg ATCCAATAATTCCGATGTACTTTTATATTGCCAAAGaggatattgaaattgaaaaatccaaacctTATTCCACTGAACGTAAACCTTGCTCTGAGCCAGGAATATTTCTCTGGGGACAAGCTATGTTCATTCTTGCACAATTATTGACTGCAGGTCTTCTGCATATCAATGAATTAGATCCAATTCGTAGGTACTTGCCATCGTACAACCGTCCCAGAAAAGCAGGGAGGTATTCAGCTTTTCAA ATTAAACTGGCTCTAAATTACATCGAACATTCCATGTAA